One Mercurialis annua linkage group LG3, ddMerAnnu1.2, whole genome shotgun sequence DNA window includes the following coding sequences:
- the LOC126672287 gene encoding uncharacterized protein LOC126672287 — MTPPKPNKPLLLYLLAAHESLGCMLAQEDNGVERAVYYLSRGLIDTETRYTDIEKMCLCLYFTCCKLRYYMLPVVVYVLSQTDIIKYILSKPYLRNRIGKWAIAMFEFTLVYVPQRAVKGQVLADFLADHPGITLIEETINCCEIAIWEMWFDGSRTSQGGGAGVHIVSPLGASYQLSFRLYFDCTNNQAEYEALIFGLEILSELGAKAISVKGDSLLVIKQVTGEFKCESELLVRYCNKAKHLIEGFQDTRIEYTERTDNGIANDLAQHGSGYKVNLQFDTIERELPNLHTGGISLDEKKCSAYQLDITQDWRTEILKWFEKPELMNRRLRTLALNYVVLAGDLYKKGFEGLLFRCIGPRETMLAMAEVHEGIAGAHQAGPRMRWLIHKYGFYWPKMEQDCIRGWAVDLIGKIYPGSSDGHTFVIIATCYFTKWVKAKPVKSPTQEAVIKFFKEHIVHWHGLSESITTDQGTMFTGGDINWWASQMKIKMLHSTPYYAQANGQAEVTNKAIKLIVQKMIEENSRQWHVLLSEAVWANRTSQKSAT, encoded by the exons ATGACTCCCCCAAAGCCGAATAAGCCATTGCTGCTTTATTTATTGGCTGCACACGAATCCTTGGGATGCATGCTCGCCCAAGAAGACAACGGGGTCGAGAGAGCGGTCTATTACTTGAGCCGTGGATTGATCGATACGGAGACtcgctataccgacatagaaaaaatgtgCTTGTGCTTGTATTTCACATGTTGCAAGCTTCGGTATTACATGTTGCCGGTAGTGGTGTACGTACTAtcccagaccgatatcattaagtatattCTGTCAAAACCATACTTAAGGAATCGGATTGGGAAGTGGGCGATTGCAATGTTCGagtttacattggtttatgttcCTCAAAGGGCAGTTAAAGGACAAGTGTTGGCCGACTTCTTAGCCGATCATCCTGGTATTACCCTTATCGAGGAGACGATCAATTGCTGCGAGATAGCCATATGGGAGATGTGGTTCGATGGATCCAGGACTAGCCAGGGGGGAGGCGCAGGAGTACATATCGTTTCGCCCTTGGGGGCATCTTACCAATTGTCATTCAGGCTCTATTTTGACTGTACCAACAATCAGGCGGAATATGAGGCCCTAATATTCGGCCTCGAGATTTTATCCGAACTTGGAGCAAAGGCGATCAGTGTGAAAGGAGACTCTTTGTTGGTTATCAAACAAGTGACAGGGGAATTCAAATGCGAGTCTGAGCTACTAGTGAGATATTGCAATAAGGCAAAACATCTGATCGAAGGGTTTCAGGACACGAGGATAGAATACACCGAAAGGACCGACAATGGTATCGCGAATGATCTGGCTCAACATGGCAGCGGTTACAAGGTGAACCTCCAGTTCGATACAATCGAAAGAGAATTGCCGAATCTCCATACTGGGGGCATTAGTCTTGATGAAAAGAAATGCTCGGCCTACCAACTCGATATCACCCAAGATTGGAGGACCGAAATCctgaaatggtttgaaaaaccAGAACTGATGAATAGGAGGTTGAGGACCTTGGCCCTAAATTACGTGGTTTTAGCAGGTGACTTGTACAAAAAGGGCTTTGAAGGACTACTTTTCAGATGCATTGGCCCCAGAGAAACAATGCTTGCAATGGCCGAAGTGCATGAAGGAATAGCCGGCGCTCACCAGGCGGGCCCCAGAATGAGATGGTTAatccataaatacggcttttattggccgaaGATGGAGCAAGACTGCATAAG AGGATGGGCAGTCGACCTCATAGGGAAGATATACCCCGGCTCGTCAGATGGCCATACTTTTGTTATTATCGCCACCTGTTATTTCACCAAATGGGTCAAAGCCAAGCCCGTGAAATCGCCCACACAGGAAGCAGTGATCAAGTTCTTCAAAGAGCACATCGTTCACTGGCACGGGTTGTCTGAATCAATAACCACAGACcaagggacgatgttcacaGGAGGCGATATAAATTGGTGGGCTTCCCAAATGAAGATCAAGATGCTTCACTCAACGCCGTACTATGCACAGGCCAACGGACAGGCCGAAGTGACGAACAAGGCTATTAAGCTTATCGTCCAAAAAATGATCGAGGAGAACTCAAGACAATGGCACGTTTTGCTATCGGAGGCAGTATGGGCGAATAGAACCAGCCAGAAGTCGGCCACATGA
- the LOC126672288 gene encoding polyol transporter 5-like, with protein MPFVIDSPYWLLFKGRLGKATEAVHKCTATDDSTGQLLSSMRVGMGVPLDPTGDIVDIPQHIRGNIGIVLRGMFFPNSTIHNILLTIVGIHFFQQAAVVGVIFVSVTPHILLSTGHLTTENLTWIEVGIIGFKILMSILLTVSLDRTGRRPLFLVSITSAASLLTALGLSLYFSDFHDFKSLTQKILQLCFLGLFAGAYSCGLAPVAWFYSSEVLLTRLRSLGVSLGIVVNRAVFVILMLMLIPFYYKISFYWIPVVHASALALGFVFSYVYIRGNPISANCGRMLGFTT; from the coding sequence ATGCCTTTCGTGATCGACTCGCCGTATTGGCTTCTCTTCAAAGGTAGACTTGGTAAAGCTACCGAAGCTGTACATAAATGTACAGCTACAGATGATAGTACAGGCCAATTACTGAGTAGCATGAGAGTAGGAATGGGTGTACCTTTGGACCCAACAGGAGATATTGTTGACATCCCCCAACACATTCGAGGAAACATCGGAATAGTATTGAGAGGGATGTTTTTTCCTAACTCTACAATTCATAATATTCTGTTAACCATTGTGGGCATCCATTTTTTTCAACAAGCAGCGGTTGTGGGTGTGATATTCGTCTCAGTGACGCCACATATTTTGTTATCTACGGGACATTTGACTACTGAGAACCTGACTTGGATTGAAGTCGGTATAATAGGCTTCAAGATATTGATGTCAATACTTCTGACTGTCTCACTAGATAGGACCGGACGTCGTCCGTTATTCTTGGTGAGCATTACGTCTGCAGCCAGCCTTTTAACAGCGCTTGGATTGTCGCTCTATTTTTCTGATTTTCATGATTTCAAGAGCTTAACACAGAAAATTTTGCAACTCTGTTTCTTGGGGTTATTTGCTGGAGCTTATTCTTGCGGGTTAGCTCCTGTAGCGTGGTTCTACAGTTCTGAAGTATTGCTAACAAGACTCCGTTCCCTAGGCGTATCACTTGGGATTGTAGTAAACAGGGCGGTATTTGTGATTTTGATGTTGATGTTAATACCCTTTTACTACAAGATATCCTTTTATTGGATTCCTGTTGTACATGCCTCAGCTCTTGCTTTGGGATTTGTATTCAGCTACGTATATATTAGAGGAAACCCCATTTCGGCCAACTGTGGAAGGATGTTGGGATTTACGACATGA